TTCTAAAAATTTTTCTAAACCAATAGAAATATTAGAAAAAGTTTCTGCCCAAATATCTAATTCTGATTTTACAGAGGTAGTAGATATAAAATCTAAAAATGAGTTGGAAAGTTTAGGAAATAATATCAACAAGATGGCATCTAAATTAAAACAAAATATTGAAGAGTTAAATGGCTTAAATGATAAACTAAAAATCGAGTTGAAGGAAAAAGAAAAGCTCTTAGAAACAGAGAAGACTTTTATGAGAGCAATAGGGCATGAATTAAAGACACCAGTAGCAATAATAAATGGATATATAGAAGCTCTACAAGATGGAATTATAGAAGAAACTGAAAAAGAAAAAATATATGAAATTATTTATAACGAGGCTATGTCTATTGATAAACTTGTAAAAGATATAAATAGTTATTTAAAATCTGAATTTAAAGATTTAAAACCTACATTTGAAAAAATAAATATGAAAAAAGTTATAGAATTTGGATTAAAAAAATACTCTTTAGATATAGAGCAGAAAAAAGTAGATTTAAAATTGGAGCTAGAAGATTTGGAAATAAAAACAGATGTAAAGATATTTAATATAATTTTAAATAACTTACTAACCAATGCTTTAACTTATATGAATGATGAGAAAAAGCTAGGAATATATCTAAGAGATAATAGTTTGGTAATAGAAAATAGTGCTGATACTATATCAGATGAGGTTATAGAAAAAATATTTAATCCTTTCTATAAAATAGATAGCTCTCGGAATAGAAAGTATGGTGGAACAGGATTGGGATTATCA
Above is a window of Fusobacterium mortiferum ATCC 9817 DNA encoding:
- a CDS encoding ATP-binding protein, with the protein product MRKIFYKIFLYFCLAAYLPLALIYAFNFFYVDKYIVEEKRSALIQVAENIDITELKKIGKQDIKYGESKLDVHLRYINLNEKSGSSDFFKFFSRTEMKIDIRKMELNEYSIKTVKLSSLTNHFFLIKKISDHEIVAVIGESIVPKVVTGIMIGIYKQYTLFIIPLLLIGSYIISKNFSKPIEILEKVSAQISNSDFTEVVDIKSKNELESLGNNINKMASKLKQNIEELNGLNDKLKIELKEKEKLLETEKTFMRAIGHELKTPVAIINGYIEALQDGIIEETEKEKIYEIIYNEAMSIDKLVKDINSYLKSEFKDLKPTFEKINMKKVIEFGLKKYSLDIEQKKVDLKLELEDLEIKTDVKIFNIILNNLLTNALTYMNDEKKLGIYLRDNSLVIENSADTISDEVIEKIFNPFYKIDSSRNRKYGGTGLGLSIVKNLLEALNLKYSFTYDKDRKFAKFTIIFL